The Miscanthus floridulus cultivar M001 unplaced genomic scaffold, ASM1932011v1 fs_503_1, whole genome shotgun sequence genome includes a window with the following:
- the LOC136531996 gene encoding senescence-specific cysteine protease SAG12-like, translating into MASSSKRSLPSVVLLLLITVFHQGCSSATAHRPYTGDMGSSTDDSPMIERFQRWKAAYNKSYATVAEERRRFRVYARNMAYIEATNADAEAAGLTYELGETAYTDLTNHEFMAMYTAPAPAQLPVDEDEDDQAVITTRAGPVDAVGGAPGQLPVYVNLSTGAPASVDWRASGAVTPVKNQGRCGSCWAFSTVAVVEGIYQIRTGKLVSLSEQELVDCDTLDAGCDGGISYRALEWITSNGGLTTEEDYPYTGTTDTCNRAKLSHNAVSIAGLRRVATRSEASLANAVAGQPVAVSIEAGGDNFQHYKKGVYNGPCGTNLNHGVTVVGYGQEREAAGGDKYWIIKNSWGESWGDGGYIKMRKDVAGKPEGLCGIAIRPSFPLM; encoded by the exons ATGGCGTCCTCCTCCAAACGGTCGCTGCCATCcgtggtcctcctcctcctcatcactgTCTTCCACCAAGGCTGCTCGTCGGCGACGGCCCACAGACCGTACACTGGCGACATGGGGAGCAGCACCGACGACAGCCCGATGATCGAGCGGTTCCAGCGCTGGAAGGCGGCGTACAACAAGTCCTACGCCACGGTCGCCGAGGAGCGGCGGCGGTTCCGGGTGTACGCGCGCAACATGGCGTACATCGAGGCCACCAACGCGGACGCCGAGGCGGCGGGGCTCACGTACGAGCTCGGCGAGACGGCCTACACCGACCTCACCAACCATGAGTTCATGGCCATGTACACGGCGCCCGCGCCGGCGCAGCTGCCtgtggacgaggacgaggacgaccagGCGGTGATCACCACGCGCGCGGGGCCGGTTGACGCCGTCGGGGGCGCGCCGGGCCAGCTGCCGGTGTACGTGAACCTGTCCACCGGTGCGCCGGCGAGCGTCGACTGGCGTGCCAGCGGCGCCGTGACGCCTGTGAAGAACCAAGGCCGATGTG GGTCGTGCTGGGCGTTCTCGACGGTGGCGGTGGTTGAAGGGATCTACCAGATCCGGACGGGGAAGCTGGTGTCGCTGTCGGAGCAGGAGCTGGTGGACTGCGACACGCTGGACGCCGGCTGCGACGGCGGCATCAGCTACCGCGCGCTGGAGTGGATCACCTCCAACGGCGGGCTCACCACGGAGGAGGACTACCCGTACACGGGCACCACGGACACCTGCAACAGGGCCAAGCTCTCCCACAACGCGGTCAGCATCGCGGGGCTCCGGCGCGTGGCCACCCGGAGCGAGGCGTCGCTGGCCAACGCCGTGGCGGGGCAGCCCGTGGCCGTGTCCATCGAGGCCGGCGGGGACAACTTCCAGCACTACAAGAAGGGCGTCTACAACGGGCCCTGCGGGACCAACCTGAACCACGGCGTCACCGTCGTAGGCTACGGCCAGGAGCGGGAGGCGGCCGGCGGGGACAAGTACTGGATCATCAAGAACTCGTGGGGGGAGAGCTGGGGCGACGGCGGATACATCAAGATGAGGAAGGACGTCGCCGGCAAGCCGGAGGGGCTCTGCGGCATCGCCATCCGCCCGTCCTTCCCACTAATGTGA